The following proteins are encoded in a genomic region of Variovorax paradoxus:
- a CDS encoding DUF2059 domain-containing protein produces the protein MKKFKLALLTVALAGSSMAAMAQDKAALIKQFIDVQRPGIESLARGLVEQSSAPIAQAGSQYLQTQVPEAKRESAAKAADAELKKYFDDAYPIVRDKAVQLAPTALTPLLEQNFSEEELKQLLAWINSPLSKKYQDLNPKMQTALTEKLVTETRATIEPKMRALDENVAKALGAPTGGQQGAAPAKAPAKAPAKK, from the coding sequence GTGAAAAAATTCAAGCTCGCACTTCTGACTGTCGCCCTGGCTGGCAGCTCGATGGCCGCCATGGCCCAGGACAAAGCCGCGCTTATCAAGCAGTTCATCGATGTGCAGCGCCCCGGCATCGAATCGCTGGCACGCGGCCTGGTCGAACAATCGAGCGCCCCGATTGCCCAAGCCGGTTCGCAGTACCTGCAAACGCAGGTGCCCGAAGCCAAGCGCGAATCGGCCGCCAAGGCAGCCGACGCCGAACTCAAGAAGTACTTCGACGACGCCTACCCGATCGTGCGCGACAAGGCCGTGCAGCTGGCACCCACCGCCCTGACCCCGTTGCTCGAGCAGAACTTCAGCGAGGAAGAACTCAAGCAGCTGCTGGCCTGGATCAACTCGCCGCTCAGCAAGAAGTATCAGGACCTCAATCCCAAGATGCAGACCGCGTTGACCGAAAAGCTCGTGACCGAAACGCGCGCCACCATCGAACCCAAGATGCGTGCGCTCGACGAAAACGTGGCCAAGGCACTGGGTGCGCCGACTGGCGGCCAGCAAGGCGCCGCTCCCGCCAAGGCCCCGGCCAAGGCTCCCGCCAAGAAGTGA
- the gyrA gene encoding DNA gyrase subunit A — MTSFAKETLPISLEEEMRSSYLDYAMSVIVGRALPDARDGLKPVHRRVLFAMHELNNDWNRAYKKSARIVGDVIGKYHPHGDQSVYDTIVRLAQDFSMRHMLVDGQGNFGSVDGDNAAAMRYTEIRLAKIAHEMLADIDKETVDFQDNYDGSEKEPKVLPSKLPNLLVNGSGGIAVGMATNIPPHNLNEVVDACLHMLRNPQATIDELMEIVPAPDFPTAGIIYGINGVRDGYRTGRGKVVMRAKCHFEDIDRGQRQAIIVDELPYQVNKKTLQERMAELVHEKKIEGISHIQDESDKSGMRLVIELKRGEVPEVVLNNLYKQTQLQDTFGINMVALVDGQPKLCNLKDLIEVFLQHRREVVTRRTVFTLRKARERGHVLEGLAVALANIDEFIRIIRESPTPPVAKAELMTRSWDSKLVREMLTRSRADGGVVNADDYRPEGLEREFGMGSDGLYRLSETQAQEILQMRLQRLTGLEQDKIVAEYKEVMAEIDDLLDILSKPERVSVIIGEELGTIKHEFGQSKLGARRSLVEHSAFDLSTEDLITPTDMVVTLSHSGYIKSQPLNEYRAQKRGGRGKQATVTKEDDWIDQLFIANTHDYILCFSNRGRLYWLKVWEVPAGSRGSRGRPIVNMFPLQEGEKINVALALTGEKRNFPADQYVFMATSMGTVKKTTLDEFNNPRKGGIIAVNLDEGDYLIGAALTDGKHDVMLFSDGGKAVRFDEEDVRPLGRNARGVRGMSLDAGQGVIAMLVAEDEQQSVLTATENGYGKRTSITEYTRHGRGTKGMIAIQQSERNGKVVAATLVHADDEIMLITDKGVLVRTRVAEIRELGRATQGVTLIGLDEGAKLSGLQRIVENDANGEIEPDADDTSTSSTENPQ, encoded by the coding sequence ATTCGCCAAAGAAACCCTGCCCATCAGTCTTGAAGAGGAAATGCGCAGCAGCTATCTCGATTACGCCATGAGCGTGATCGTGGGCCGAGCGCTCCCCGATGCGCGCGACGGCCTCAAGCCCGTGCACCGGCGCGTGCTGTTTGCCATGCACGAGCTCAACAACGACTGGAACCGGGCCTACAAGAAGTCCGCCCGTATCGTGGGCGACGTGATCGGTAAGTACCACCCGCACGGCGACCAGTCGGTCTACGACACCATCGTGCGGCTGGCGCAGGACTTTTCCATGCGCCATATGCTGGTGGACGGACAAGGTAACTTCGGCTCGGTCGACGGAGACAACGCGGCCGCAATGCGGTATACGGAAATCCGGCTGGCCAAAATTGCGCACGAAATGCTGGCGGATATCGACAAGGAAACGGTCGATTTTCAAGACAATTACGACGGCTCCGAAAAAGAACCCAAGGTCCTGCCGAGCAAACTGCCCAATTTGCTGGTGAATGGCTCCGGCGGTATTGCGGTGGGCATGGCCACCAATATTCCACCGCACAATCTCAATGAGGTGGTGGATGCCTGCCTGCACATGCTGCGCAATCCGCAGGCCACCATCGACGAACTGATGGAAATCGTGCCGGCGCCCGACTTCCCGACCGCCGGCATCATTTACGGCATCAATGGTGTGCGGGACGGCTACCGCACCGGCCGGGGCAAGGTCGTGATGCGCGCCAAATGCCACTTCGAGGACATCGATCGCGGCCAGCGCCAGGCGATCATCGTCGACGAGCTCCCCTACCAGGTCAACAAGAAGACGCTGCAGGAGCGCATGGCCGAACTGGTGCACGAGAAGAAGATCGAGGGCATCAGCCACATCCAGGACGAGTCCGACAAGTCGGGCATGCGCCTGGTGATCGAACTCAAGCGCGGCGAAGTACCCGAGGTGGTGCTCAACAACCTCTACAAGCAGACGCAGCTGCAGGACACCTTCGGCATCAACATGGTGGCGCTGGTCGACGGCCAGCCCAAGCTGTGCAATCTGAAGGACCTGATCGAGGTCTTCCTGCAGCACCGCCGCGAAGTGGTGACGCGCCGCACCGTCTTCACCCTGCGCAAGGCCCGCGAACGCGGCCACGTGCTCGAAGGCCTGGCGGTGGCGCTGGCCAACATCGACGAGTTCATCCGCATCATCCGCGAGTCGCCCACGCCGCCGGTCGCCAAGGCCGAACTCATGACCCGCAGCTGGGACAGCAAGCTGGTGCGCGAGATGCTCACGCGTTCGCGCGCCGACGGCGGCGTGGTCAACGCCGACGACTACCGTCCCGAAGGCCTGGAGCGCGAGTTCGGCATGGGCTCGGACGGTCTCTATCGCCTGTCGGAAACCCAGGCGCAAGAAATCCTGCAGATGCGCCTGCAGCGCCTCACCGGCCTCGAGCAGGACAAGATCGTTGCCGAATACAAGGAGGTCATGGCCGAGATCGACGACCTGCTCGACATCCTGTCCAAGCCCGAACGGGTCTCGGTCATCATTGGTGAAGAGCTCGGCACCATCAAGCACGAGTTCGGCCAGTCGAAGCTCGGCGCGCGCCGCAGCCTGGTGGAGCACAGCGCCTTCGATCTCTCGACCGAAGACCTGATCACACCGACCGACATGGTGGTCACGCTTTCGCACAGCGGCTACATCAAGAGCCAGCCGCTGAACGAATACCGCGCGCAAAAGCGCGGCGGCCGCGGCAAGCAGGCCACCGTGACGAAGGAAGACGACTGGATCGACCAGCTCTTCATTGCCAATACGCACGACTACATCCTGTGTTTCTCCAACCGCGGCCGGCTCTACTGGCTCAAGGTGTGGGAAGTACCGGCGGGTTCGCGCGGTTCGCGGGGCCGCCCCATCGTCAACATGTTCCCGCTGCAGGAAGGCGAGAAGATCAACGTGGCACTCGCGCTCACCGGCGAGAAGCGCAACTTCCCGGCCGACCAGTACGTGTTCATGGCCACGTCGATGGGCACGGTCAAGAAAACCACGCTCGACGAATTCAACAACCCCCGCAAGGGCGGCATCATTGCCGTGAACCTCGACGAAGGCGACTACCTCATCGGCGCGGCCCTTACCGACGGCAAGCACGACGTGATGCTGTTCAGCGACGGCGGCAAGGCCGTTCGCTTCGACGAAGAAGACGTGCGTCCGCTGGGCCGCAATGCGCGCGGCGTGCGCGGCATGTCGCTCGATGCGGGGCAAGGCGTGATCGCCATGCTGGTGGCCGAGGACGAACAGCAAAGCGTGCTCACCGCCACCGAAAATGGTTACGGAAAGCGCACAAGCATTACCGAGTACACCCGCCATGGCCGCGGAACCAAAGGCATGATTGCGATTCAACAGAGTGAGCGCAACGGCAAAGTCGTTGCCGCCACCCTCGTGCATGCGGACGATGAGATCATGCTCATCACCGACAAGGGCGTGCTTGTGCGCACCCGTGTAGCCGAGATTCGTGAACTAGGTCGCGCAACGCAAGGCGTCACGCTGATCGGGCTCGACGAAGGCGCCAAACTAAGCGGGCTACAGCGTATCGTCGAGAACGACGCCAACGGCGAGATCGAGCCGGACGCAGACGATACTTCCACATCTTCAACGGAGAACCCTCAGTGA